In Brassica napus cultivar Da-Ae chromosome C2, Da-Ae, whole genome shotgun sequence, the sequence CATAAAGGCCAATGAAATATGAAACATATAGACTATAGTAAGTTTGTAACGTCCGAATTCAACCAGATATGATACCATTTTTTGATATTTCCGTTGCGTtttcttagaatttttttttcatattacatgttttactattttatttttgtacatttatttaatttacttaatatctcagAACCTTCGGAGTTCGGAAATGTGTGTGAAGTGTTCAACCTTCAGCATTTCCCGTTTCTTAGAATGGGCTGGCTAACTGCCACTGACCAAATATTTATTCTCCAAAAACAGATCTTTTCATTCGGCTTATTTCATTTGAATAAAGTATTTTATCAATAACTAAAGTCTTGCTATTAAATtaagaataaagagattgaaatGCTTATTTCATTTTGATTACACATTGGATAAGTTATGTGGAAGTTCTGACCTCAATAGTTGAGTTCTTTAGCAGTGTCTAACtataattgagttttttttttccaccaaaTTGAGTTTTATTTAACATAGCCACTTATGTTCACGAAATATTTAGTTTCAAGTTTTTGTAGATATACTCATTATTAGGTGCATATCGATTAATAGAGAagtataaaaatacaaaactcatagcatatatataaaaacctgACTAAACTGTAACTCGACAATTAATTTGTTTTCGTGTTGTATAGACATAATATTCTTATCGGACCCAAATTAAAATTTTCCCAACTACTCTCTCCTAATTGAAACAGTACCAATCATTTCTTTTTATTGCCTATTTTACAAGTGCTTCTCatttctacatatatatatatatatatatatatatatatataaacacattcATCTTCTTCACCATATATGTCTCTGATCAATATTTTCATACAACAATAACAAAAAGCCTAAACCAGAAATGGAAGCCTTAAACCCTATCTTAACCGGCTACGCAGTGGCCGCTCTATCGCTTTACGCTCTTTGGTTCTACTTCCTATCCCGGAGACTAACCGGTCCCAAAGTCTTACCTATCGTCGGAAGCCTACCGTTTCTAATCGCTAACCGTAACCGAGTCCATGACTGGATCGCTGATAACCTCCGAGCCACTGGCGGTACGTACCAAACAAGCACCATGGTGATACCTTTCGTGGCAAAGACGCAAGGGTTTTACACCGTGACGTGCCACCCAAAAAACGTCGAGCATATTCTTAAAACAAGGTTTGATAACTACCCGAAAGGTCCGATGTGGCGAGCTGCTTTCCACGATCTGTTAGGACAAGGCATCTTCAACAGCGATGGTGACACATGGCTTATGCAACGTAAGACCGCAGCGCTTGAGTTCACTACAAGGACTCTTAGACAAGCCATGGCTCGATGGGTCAACGGGACTATCAAGAACCGGTTATGGTTTATATTAGACCGGGCGGTTAAGGACAGCAAACCAGTTGATCTTCAAGATTTGTTTTTGAGGTTAACTTTTGACAACATTTGTGGTCTGACTTTTGGGAAAGACCCGGAGACATTGTCTCCGGATCTTCCAGAGAATCCATTTTCTGTCGCGTTTGACACCGCGACCGAGGCTACTCTGAAGAGGCTTCTCTATACCGGTTTCTTGTGGAGGATTCAGAAAGCTACGGGGATTGGTTCGGAGGATAAGCTCAAGAAGAGCCTTGAAATCGTTGAGACTTACATGAACGATGCAATAGACGCTCGAAAAAACTCCCCGTCCGATGACCTTTTGTCGCGTTTCTTGAAGAAACGTGACGTTAACGGTAACGTTCTTCCGACCGATGTTCTTCAGCGTATCGCGCTGAACTTTGTCCTTGCGGGTCGGGACACTTCTTCTGTGGCCTTGAGCTGGTTCTTTTGGCTCGTCATGAATAACCCTGAGGTGGAGAAGAAGATCATTGTGGAGTTATCAACGGTTCTGAAGGAGACACGTGGGAATGATCAGGGAAAGTGGACGGAGGAGGCGTTGGAGTTCGACGAGGCAGATAGGCTCGTCTACCTCAAGGCTGCTTTGGCTGAAACGCTGCGTTTATACCCTTCTGTGCCTCAGGTGAAAATAACAATTtaactttgttttttattattattttttagccAAATCTTTTTTATTGTTTCGTTCATGGAATACCATACCTAATGCATAACGCATATGGCCAGGGAGAGATATGCATAAACGCGTTAAATTAGCACAGACATACTTAATTGCTTCATAAATATTGATCTATGTCTAAATATATTTATCAGGTTTCATAAAAGTTTCCGAAAGAGATCTATATAACTAGCTAGTTGACtgatttagaccaaaaaaaaaagctagttGACTGATTAAATGCATAATGTTTTCTTCTAAGCTGACTATCACAGattttgtttttccaaaatcCAAATCACTAGGTTGCTAGCAATTATCAACTGACTGTTACAAACTTACCATAAcatttaatttagtttaatcTGTAAGGAAACCACCCTTTGATAGTGCTTAGCACTAGCCCAAGACCGTAATACCCGAGAACccgaaagaaacaagaaaacttCCAAGTATGAAGAATAATATGGAAGAACTCTCAAGGAGATTTAGAGAACTTTGAGTAGAACACTCTTTCTTTAAGAAAACTTTCTTATACTTTACTTGTTCAACTTCTTGTGTTATGTTACAAATGAGAGAGGAGAGAGCTATTTATAGGCTCCAAAAGTGCAAAATTTCTTACAAACTTTATCTTAATCTCTAGAACTCTCTACCataatatctaaattttttcTACTAATACTTATCCAAAAGAGATCTCTAGAACAATTGAGGAGGTGatgattttttatgatttttctaGAAAGATTCTAGAACCTTAACTTAACTTTGGGTTTAGCCAAATAAGATTATTGGAACCCATAATTAAGGATAGCCCAAAATCATGTTTAACTTCAATACTCCCcttaaacttgattttgtcCACCATTCCGAGCTTCGAGCGGAGTATCTCGAACTGACCTTTTGGTAatgacttggtgaagatatcagcaaTGTTGTCCTCGCTTCGAATCTCCAATGCTTCAATTGTTCCATTAAGCACCTTCTCTCTTATGAAATGATGTTCCAATTCAATGTGTTTCGTTCTTCCATGGAACACTGGATTATTGGCCAGCTTGATAGCACTTTGATTATCTCCATAGATGGTAGTCGATTTATTGATTGGCTCAAACAAGTCTTCAAAGAGTCTTCGAAGCCATGTACATTCTTGGGCTGCGAGTGTTGAAGCTTTATACTCTGCTTCGGTAGTAGACAAAGACACCGTTGCTTGTTTCTTGCTGCACCATGAAATGCTTGTGTCTCCACACAAGAATACAAAACCCGAAGTCGATTTTCGATCATCTAAATCTCCACCAAAGTCAGCATCTGTGAAACCATGAAGAGAAACCTTGGCATTATACTTGTACATCAGTCCCATGCCAAGTGTTGTCTTCAAATACTTCAATATCTTCTTTGCTGCTTCTAGATGTGGCTTCCTTGGTTCCTGCATAAACCGGCTTACAAGACCAACCGCAAAGGCAATATCTGGTCTTGTAATTATTAAGTATAAAAGACTTCCAACAAGAGAGCGATAAGGTCGAGGATTGGCTAACAAGGATCCTTCATCGCGTTTGAGCCTTATGTTAGTATCCAGTGGAGTAGAACGTACCTTTCCTTGGTGTACTCCAAACCTGTCAACAATCCTTTTTGCATAACCTTGTTGACCGATGAATATTCCATCCTTTATCCTCTCGACCTCTAGACCAAGAAAGTGATTCAGCTCGCCTAACTTCTTCATTTCAAACCTCACCGACATATCTTCTTGTAGACGGGCAATTTCAGCATCGTCATTTCCAgtaatgatcatatcatccacGTAGAGGAGAACTACTACATGAACTCTTCCACTTCTCTTGAAAAATAGGCTTGGATCAGCACTTGATGCCATATACCCGCAAAACTGAAGAAATTGAGCAAGCTTTCCATACCAAGCTCGTGGAGCTTGTTTTAACCCGTACAAGGCCTTCTTTAGCTTGCACACATGGTTAGGATACTCTTGTGATTCAAAACCAGGTGGTTGCTCCATAAAAATTTCCTTATCAAGCTCACCATAGAGAAAAGCATTATTCACATCTAACTGCCATAATTTCCATCTAAAGCTTGCAGCTAGTGATAAGAGTGAGCGTACCGTAGTCATCTTTGCTACTGGACTGAAGGTCTCATCATAATCTTCTCCGTACTTCTGAGAGAATCCTCGAGCAACCAACCTTGCTTTTTATCTATCAATGCTCCCATCCACTTTTCGCTTTAGTCGATACACCCATTTACAAGAAACATGTTTAACATCCTTTAGTTTCGGAACCAAATCCCATGTTTCATTTTTCATGAGAGCATCAATCTCCTCCTTCATTGCGGTCACCCACTCCTCAACCCCtttgcttcttcataagatgaTGGCTCATCTTCATCCAGAGGAGCTGCAAAGTAACAAGAGTAAGTGGTGACGAACCTTTCATCTCTGAACCGAGCGAGTTTGACAATGTTTCTTTTTGGTCGTTGATTGACGACAGAACCATGATCatgctcctcttcttcatcttggtCATCGCTCCCCCTTTCACCTTGAGTCTCATTTTCAAAGCTTTCATTATCACTTGGAACTTGAATAATTTGTTCATTAGTCTTAGAGGAACCTGAACCATCTTGCTCATCTAAGACTTGATGTGGTCCATAGTAGGATGAAACTTCGTCAAAGACAACATCACGAGACACTATGTATTTATGTGTCTCTGGATCCATACACCTCCAGCCCTTCCATTGTTCATCGTAACCGACAAAGATACACTTCCTTGCCTTTGCTTCCAACTTTGTTCTTTGAGAGTCGAACACATGGACGTAACAGACTGATCCAAATATTCTGAGATGCTTCACCGTTGGCTTCTTCCCGTGAATCATCTCGTAAGGAGACTTCATGTTGTTTGGACTGAGTGGCATCCGGTTGATGACATAGGCTGCACATCTCATGCCTTCTGCCCATAAGGTCTTAGGCAAATTCTTGTCATGTAGCCAGCTTCTGCACGTCTCGGTTAGATGTCTAATCTTTCTTTCtgctactccattttgttgaggtgtatacGGGCATGTATATTCTCTCTTAATACCATTCTTTTGGCAAAAAGAGAGGAACTCCTTTGACATgaattctcctccattatccgTCCTTAGAGTCTTTAGCTTCCGACCAAACTCTCCTTCCACAGTAACCTTGAATTCTTGAAATCTTTGAAATACTTCTGATTTTTCCTTCACAAAGTATACCCAAGTGTACCGTGAGAAATCATCTACGAAAAACAACATGTAGCGAAACCCGAAATAGGAGGATGTTCTTGTTGGACCCATCAAATCACTATGGACCTTCTCCAATGGACCGCTGCATCTTGAGGTTGAATGATCAAATGGAAGTCTATGTGACTTTCCATATTGACAACCTTCACAAATTTTTCCtccatcttgaatcttcaatttTGGAAGCCCATGAACCAAATCTTTATTCACCATGACCTTAAGCTTGGTCATATTTATATGGCCAAGTCTAGCATGCCAGATGGAAGCATTGTCATTCGTACTCATCTTCTCCACATAGGCATGTGAGGccgataaaaaatatatgtctTTGACGCGTGCTCCAGTGTGAACAACATCCGCCTTTAATTCTTTAATATTCCTTAAGAACTTAACGTCTCTTGGGACAAATAGAACTTAGTTACCTGAGTCAACCGCATTCACCACCGAAAGAAGATTCTTCTTTACTCCAGGGACATGATACACATTCTTGAGGGTGATCGGTTCCTCATCATCTCCTTTAATGACAACATTCCCTTCCTTCTCAACTCGATGGATTGAATTATCAGCGGTAATAATGGCTTCTTTTCCGTCATGACGTTGAAGACTAGAAAATAACTTCTCATCTCCGGTAATATGATGGCTACAACCCGAGTCTACAATCCAATCATTTCTCAAGTTCTTAGTTGTGGGTGTACCTGGATGTGTAGCCTCCACCGTGAAACATTTCCCCCATTCTTCGTCTTCCGTATGACTTTTTGACTCCACCATATTTGTTTCCCTCAACTTGACTCGACAATCCCTTTTGAAATGCCCAAGCTTTCCACACCGGTAGCACTTGAATTGTTTCTTATCCATAGAAGATCTTTCACTTTCATCATTGTGTCTTGAACCTCCATCTTTGTTTTTCGCCTTGAAGCTTTGTTGTCTCCGAGCTACAAAGACGCTTCCCGAGTCATCATTAATTTTGACTCCTGACATTTGCATGGCTAATGACTCTTGCGAAGCTAGAAAATTTTCAAACTCTTCCAAGGAAGGCTGTGTAGCCCATCCTTGAACCGAAGTCACAAACGGTGTATATTCAGGCCGTAGACCTCGAATGATAGACCGCTTCAACCGTGCTTCAGAAATTGACTCCTCCGGATTTAGAATATTAATCTCAGAGCATAGGTTCTTTACCTTAATAAAAAACTCCGAGATTGAAGACTCCCCCTGCTTCGCATTCGCAAGCTCATTCTCTGATAATTGTAGCTTAGCCTCATTCTTCTTGTTGAACAATTGATCTAAAGCTTGCCAAATGGAACTAGCGGAAGTACACCTTGAGACATGCTCAAATATGCTTGAAGATATGGACCTCTTCAAAGCAAACTTCGCCTTGGCATTCTTCCGTGTCCACttgatatcttgtgaatttacatgtttttaacttcttattcttgcatggtttggtcatttagagtatcatttaggcacatttaggttgcatatcattgcatttgtacatatcaggtgttggagagcaccatggatgagttagaagaccattggagggattttgagtccaaagagtgaaagatgaacacggatgaaggccttaaagatctcttctgaagctcaaaatttgtggagacactggaaattgagttagctttacaatggaggtggtttcaagtcgtttggagctgtattgagggatttatgatcaaaatactacaCACATATCAATATGACATTCCTAGCGGCCAGGCGTAGCGGCAAAAGATGGTCGCTACAGAAGATAGAGCTGAGGCGCCTAAGTACCGTAGCGGGAGTGTGTAGCGGGTTAGAGAGACCGCTATAGTTGAAGCGCTTTCTGTAGCGGTCTTCCGTAGCGGCATAATGAGGTCGCTATGAGTTCAAGAATGCGAAAAAATCGTCTAAGTGTCCTAGCGGCCA encodes:
- the LOC106446557 gene encoding cytochrome P450 86A1-like; protein product: MEALNPILTGYAVAALSLYALWFYFLSRRLTGPKVLPIVGSLPFLIANRNRVHDWIADNLRATGGTYQTSTMVIPFVAKTQGFYTVTCHPKNVEHILKTRFDNYPKGPMWRAAFHDLLGQGIFNSDGDTWLMQRKTAALEFTTRTLRQAMARWVNGTIKNRLWFILDRAVKDSKPVDLQDLFLRLTFDNICGLTFGKDPETLSPDLPENPFSVAFDTATEATLKRLLYTGFLWRIQKATGIGSEDKLKKSLEIVETYMNDAIDARKNSPSDDLLSRFLKKRDVNGNVLPTDVLQRIALNFVLAGRDTSSVALSWFFWLVMNNPEVEKKIIVELSTVLKETRGNDQGKWTEEALEFDEADRLVYLKAALAETLRLYPSVPQDFKYVIDDDVLPDGTFVPRGSTVTYSIYSIGRMKTIWGQDCLEFRPERWLTAEGDRFETPKESFKFVAFNAGPRTCLGKDLAYLQMKSVASAVLLRYRLSPVPGHRVVQKMSLTLFMKNGLHVYLQPRGEVVA